A genomic window from Elaeis guineensis isolate ETL-2024a chromosome 3, EG11, whole genome shotgun sequence includes:
- the LOC105040275 gene encoding uncharacterized protein, whose product MEEGSNKGDLQAKLVRQLSVRTSGSLKSSLSGRSSSRNSPSFRRLGSSRTPRRESKSNSSKFQWIRGNRLVLFLILITLWTYIGFYVQSGWAHNDDRKAEFVGYKSESGSPKQEKDARIAAASLEANTTTSLSKEPVVVEGKKESDLNKLVVSLTKKGRQVSSHQSAPKKTSRRSRRKSRKNALKPKGVKVENRTGEMEDGMIPRRNTSYGLIVGPFGKTEERVLGWSADKRKGTCDRKAEFARTVWSRSFVLLFHELSMTGAPLSMMELATELLSCGGTVSAVVLSKKGGLMAELDRRGIKVLKDRAELSFKAAMKADLVIAGSAVCSSWIEQYVAKFPAGSSKIVWWIMENRREYFDRSKHMLNQVKMLTFLSESQSKRWLSWCQEEHIHLNSEPMLVPLSVNDELAFVAGIPCSLNTPSFSVERMLEKRNLLRGAVRKEMGLGDNDVLIMSLSSINPGKGQRLLLEASLLVAEHNVSVKNFKSNGSLEEKKLSEFTNKNQTTLSSEKTTGSLSWKNNQIDEPAADIHQSNTTNVNSKKRKKRRSRLANMLSLVNHTSKSMAQGDHRKLRNLLSDREDKEEQSLKVLIGSIGSKSNKVLYIKTILRFLSQHSNLSKLVLWTPTTTRVASLYAAADVYVINAQGLGETFGRVTIEAMAFGLPVLGTDAGGTQEIVEHNVTGLLHPVGREGAQTLAQNIQYLLHNPSVREKMGLRGRQKVQDKFLKNQLYKRFAEVLVKCMKVK is encoded by the exons ATGGAGGAAGGTAGTAACAAAGGGGATTTACAGGCGAAATTAGTAAGGCAGCTTTCTGTTCGAACATCCGGGAGCCTGAAATCATCCTTGTCTGGGAGATCTAGTTCAAGAAACTCCCCTTCTTTCCGGCGGTTGGGTTCCAGCAGAACTCCCCGAAGGGAGTCGAAGTCCAATTCCAGCAAGTTCCAATGGATTCGAGGCAACCGTCTGGTGCTTTTTTTAATTCTCATAACTCTATGGACGTACATAGGCTTTTATGTGCAATCTGGGTGGGCTCACAATGATGACAGAAAGGCAGAATTTGTTGGTTACAAGAGCGAGTCAGGTAGTCCTAAGCAAGAGAAGGATGCAAGAATAGCTGCAGCGTCTCTGGAAGCCAATACCACTACTTCTTTGAGTAAGGAGCCAGTGGTAGTGGAAGGGAAAAAAGAATCAGACTTGAATAAGTTGGTTGTTAGTTTGACAAAGAAAGGAAGACAGGTTTCATCCCATCAGAGTGCTCCTAAGAAGACCAGCAGAAGATCAAGGCGTAAATCGAGGAAGAATGCTCTGAAGCCAAAGGGTGTCAAAGTGGAAAATAGGACAGGTGAGATGGAAGATGGAATGATACCAAGAAGAAATActtcatatgggttgattgtgggGCCATTTGGCAAGACAGAAGAGAGGGTTTTGGGATGGAGTGCTGATAAGAGGAAAGGGACGTGTGATAGGAAAGCTGAATTTGCTCGCACTGTCTGGTCTCGGTCTTTTGTGTTGCTATTTCATGAACTTTCAATGACAGGGGCGCCGCTTTCAATGATGGAGTTGGCCACAGAGCTTTTAAGCTGCGGCGGCACTGTGTCTGCTGTAGTGCTTAGCAAGAAAGGTGGATTGATGGCAGAACTTGATAGGAGAGGGATCAAAGTGCTCAAGGACCGGGCAGAACTCAGCTTCAAGGCTGCCATGAAAGCTGACCTTGTTATTGCAGGATCAGCTGTCTGTTCATCCTGGATTG AGCAATATGTGGCAAAGTTTCCAGCAGGATCAAGTAAAATTGTTTGGTGGATCATGGAGAATCGCCGAGAATACTTTGATCGGTCAAAGCATATGCTGAACCAAGTGAAGATGCTGACATTCTTATCTGAATCACAGTCTAAAAGGTGGTTATCCTGGTGTCAAGAAGAACATATTCACTTGAATTCAGAGCCTATGCTAGTTCCTCTTTCTGTGAATGATGAATTGGCGTTTGTAGCAggcattccatgttccctgaacACTCCATCATTCAGTGTTGAGAGAATGCTGGAAAAGAGGAACTTGTTAAGAGGTGCAGTCAGAAAGGAGATGGGATTGGGTGACAATGACGTGCTTATAATGTCTTTAAGTAGCATAAACCCTGGTAAAGGCCAGAGGTTGCTTCTTGAAGCATCTCTTTTGGTGGCTGAGCACAATGTttctgtaaaaaattttaaaagcaaTGGTTCACTGGAGGAGAAAAAGCTGTCAGAATTTACTAATAAAAACCAAACAACCTTGAGCAGTGAGAAAACTACGGGTTCTTTGTCTTGGAAAAACAACCAGATTGATGAGCCAGCAGCTGATATCCACCAAAGTAACACTACTAATGTCAATtctaagaagaggaagaagagacgtTCACGACTAGCTAATATGCTTTCCTTGGTTAATCACACTTCCAAGAGTATGGCACAAGGAGATCATCGAAAATTGAGAAACTTGCTGTCAGATAGAGAGGACAAGGAAGAGCAAAGCCTTAAAGTTTTAATTGGCTCTATAGGATCAAAGAGCAATAAAGTGCTTTATATTAAAACAATTCTTAGATTTCTGTCTCAACATTCAAACTTGTCAAAGCTAGTGCTATGGACTCCAACAACTACACGTGTTGCATCACTCTATGCTGCAGCTGATGTTTATGTAATAAATGCGCAG GGTCTCGGAGAAACATTTGGGAGGGTGACAATTGAAGCTATGGCATTTGGCCTGCCG GTGCTTGGAACAGATGCAGGGGGCACGCAGGAGATTGTTGAGCACAATGTAACAGGTCTTCTCCATCCCGTTGGGCGTGAAGGAGCACAAACCCTTGCCCAGAATATCCAATATCTATtacacaatccatcagtgaggGAGAAGATGGGTTTGAGGGGAAGACAAAAGGTTCAAGACAAGTTCCTGAAGAATCAGCTGTACAAGCGATTTGCAGAGGTCCTTGTCAAGTGCATGAAAGTCAAGTAG
- the LOC114913969 gene encoding uncharacterized protein isoform X2 has product MLISAIVVPWKVSVRSMFQQISVKTSDGQQLHPLNSAARSQTLCSEFCRAGGMISNVSIMSLNVNILKSVLYPKMSIVFWFSVLVCMHKHNAIGELA; this is encoded by the exons ATGCTGATATCTGCAATT GTTGTTCCATGGAAAGTCAGTGTTCGGTCTATGTTCCAGCAAATATCAG TCAAAACGTCCGACGGTCAGCAGCTACATCCTCTGAATTCTGCAGCAAGAAGTCAGACACTTTGTTCAGAATTCTGCAGGGCTGGAGGCATGATTTCGAATGTTAGCATCATGAGTTTGAATGTTAACATCCTTAAATCTGTATTGTACCCGAAAATGTCAATTGTATTCTGGTTTAGTGTGCTTGTATGCATGCATAAACATAATGCAATTGGAGAGTTAGCTTAA
- the LOC114913969 gene encoding uncharacterized protein isoform X1 has translation MFKFGMAGKAYLAVLVANADICNCCSMESQCSVYVPANIRQLYLICCKRRLEVWSDVKIEYYSSSLYRALQWGGGANNEGGHAPHASSSLVLIALNYIHVNFLNLASVISSVLGQLERLIALTEMLFLAWIFHASDASENLIQSMI, from the exons ATGTTCAAGTTTGGAATGGCAGGGAAAGCATATCTTGCTGTTCTAGTGGCTAATGCTGATATCTGCAATT GTTGTTCCATGGAAAGTCAGTGTTCGGTCTATGTTCCAGCAAATATCAG GCAATTATATCTGAtttgctgcaaaagaaggctggAGGTGTGGTCAGATGTTAAGATTGAGTACTATAGTTCTTCATTGTACCGCGCTCTTCAGTGGGGTGGAGGGGCGAATAACGAAGGCGGGCATGCACCACACGCAAGTAGTAGTTTAGTGTTAATAGCCCTAAATTATAtacatgtaaattttttaaatcttgcATCCGTGATTTCATCTGTCTTGGGACAACTGGAAAGGCTAATAGCCCTGACGGAAATGCTGTTTCTTGCTTGGATCTTTCATGCAAGTGATGCAAGCGAGAATTTGATTCAATCGATGATCTAG